A window of the Deltaproteobacteria bacterium genome harbors these coding sequences:
- a CDS encoding cytochrome c-type biogenesis protein CcmH, whose translation MKPILILCTFLFVWAACAPSPLTPEERAEQIGKQLRCPVCRGVPIAESPSALAIEMMTIVREQVQAGKSDEEILKYFEERYGEWVLLKPKPVGMNLMVWILPILVFLGGGIFIFVAVSKKKATTKEEL comes from the coding sequence ATGAAGCCAATTCTCATTCTCTGCACCTTTCTTTTTGTTTGGGCCGCTTGCGCTCCATCCCCCCTCACCCCGGAGGAGCGCGCCGAACAGATCGGCAAACAACTTCGCTGCCCTGTCTGCCGCGGGGTCCCGATCGCCGAATCCCCTTCCGCCCTCGCAATCGAGATGATGACGATCGTCCGTGAACAGGTTCAGGCTGGAAAATCGGACGAGGAGATCCTGAAATATTTTGAAGAACGCTACGGGGAATGGGTCCTCCTGAAACCAAAACCGGTCGGGATGAATCTGATGGTCTGGATCCTTCCGATCCTCGTCTTTCTGGGTGGAGGAATTTTTATTTTCGTTGCGGTGAGCAAGAAGAAAGCGACAACTAAGGAGGAATTATGA
- the ccsA gene encoding cytochrome c biogenesis protein CcsA, with product MKTKLFGILAFAFLGFAHYWGLRVAPPDALMGDVYRILFVHVPAAWMAMLFFFLSFIGSIGYLIKRKNSWDQWAESTAEIGLVLTGLTLVLGSIWGKPTWGVWWTWDPRLTTTALLLIMYSGYLMIRKLISDPERRPKISAAIGLLTFLNVPIVYMSVKWWRSLHQVQSSPQTMDPVMVLPLRLGALALLAVCLFFLIVRLKIAKERAVREEGGSS from the coding sequence ATGAAAACCAAATTGTTCGGCATTTTAGCTTTTGCCTTTCTCGGATTTGCTCACTACTGGGGACTTCGGGTTGCCCCGCCAGACGCCCTGATGGGGGATGTCTACCGGATCCTTTTTGTGCATGTCCCAGCCGCCTGGATGGCGATGCTTTTTTTCTTTCTCTCCTTCATCGGATCAATCGGTTATCTCATTAAAAGAAAAAACTCATGGGACCAATGGGCCGAATCGACTGCCGAGATTGGCCTCGTCCTGACCGGTTTGACGTTAGTTCTCGGGTCTATTTGGGGCAAACCGACATGGGGGGTTTGGTGGACTTGGGATCCTCGTCTGACCACGACAGCGCTTCTTTTAATTATGTACTCCGGGTATCTCATGATTCGAAAATTGATCTCCGACCCTGAAAGAAGACCAAAAATTTCTGCCGCGATCGGACTTCTGACCTTTTTAAACGTCCCGATTGTCTATATGTCGGTCAAATGGTGGCGGAGCCTTCACCAGGTCCAGTCATCCCCTCAAACGATGGACCCGGTCATGGTCTTGCCGCTTCGACTCGGCGCCCTCGCCCTATTGGCCGTTTGTCTCTTTTTCCTTATAGTGAGGTTAAAAATTGCGAAGGAACGCGCCGTCCGTGAGGAAGGAGGTTCATCATGA
- a CDS encoding cytochrome c, translated as MLLSSILPAIAQDGKALFGKKCVMCHGVDGKKVAGVKFTEEGIKKGKPPKMPAYEGKLTPEEIKAVVDYANSLK; from the coding sequence ATGCTTCTCTCATCGATACTGCCAGCCATCGCACAAGATGGAAAGGCGCTCTTTGGCAAGAAGTGCGTCATGTGTCACGGGGTGGATGGGAAAAAGGTCGCCGGGGTGAAGTTTACAGAAGAAGGGATCAAAAAAGGGAAGCCACCCAAGATGCCCGCCTATGAGGGAAAGTTGACCCCCGAAGAGATCAAGGCGGTTGTTGATTACGCAAATAGTCTCAAGTAG
- a CDS encoding ABC transporter ATP-binding protein produces MDRPVIELKNLGKRFGTHWVLSQINLSVGAGESIALFGGNGSGKSTLLKILATLLSPSRGSVLICGADATHEKREIRELLRYLAHEKQLYGPLTVSETLQLVAGLRQVTPPLAKKVKDEILERLQLDRFSGKKVSQLSEGLKKRLVLARLLFGIEEAQLILLDEPHPTLDKEGRRILDELISEWKKQGKTILIASHDHAEALAHADRLLVLDGGQLIYDGQPKGFSL; encoded by the coding sequence ATGGATCGACCTGTCATCGAACTCAAAAATCTGGGGAAGCGCTTTGGAACCCATTGGGTCCTCTCTCAGATCAACCTTTCTGTCGGGGCCGGGGAATCGATCGCCCTTTTCGGAGGAAACGGCTCCGGCAAATCAACGCTGCTCAAGATCCTTGCGACCCTTCTCTCCCCCTCTCGAGGATCGGTTTTGATCTGTGGTGCCGATGCAACCCACGAAAAAAGGGAAATTCGCGAACTCTTAAGATATCTCGCCCATGAAAAACAGCTCTACGGACCTCTCACCGTCTCCGAAACGCTCCAGCTTGTAGCGGGACTTAGGCAGGTCACCCCTCCGCTAGCAAAAAAGGTTAAAGATGAAATCCTTGAACGTCTTCAACTCGATCGTTTTTCAGGAAAAAAGGTCAGCCAGCTCTCGGAGGGACTCAAAAAAAGGCTCGTCCTCGCCCGACTCCTCTTTGGGATCGAAGAGGCCCAATTGATTCTCCTGGACGAACCGCATCCGACCCTCGACAAGGAGGGGAGAAGGATCCTCGATGAATTGATCTCGGAATGGAAAAAACAGGGCAAAACGATCCTGATCGCGAGTCACGACCATGCTGAGGCGCTCGCACATGCCGATCGTCTTCTGGTCCTTGATGGTGGACAACTCATCTATGACGGCCAGCCAAAAGGATTCTCGCTATGA
- a CDS encoding c-type cytochrome: protein MNSPLMADGKATFETKCKACHGIDAKGSEPIAKGMKVELKALDLTDDTKGKAETDLAKVVTDGQGGKMPSFKGKLDDAQILEVVKYLKGL, encoded by the coding sequence ATGAATTCGCCACTGATGGCAGATGGAAAGGCGACATTCGAAACGAAGTGCAAGGCATGCCACGGCATCGATGCCAAGGGAAGCGAACCGATCGCCAAGGGGATGAAGGTCGAACTGAAGGCGCTCGATCTCACTGACGATACGAAGGGGAAGGCGGAAACTGATTTGGCCAAGGTCGTCACCGACGGGCAAGGTGGAAAGATGCCGTCCTTCAAGGGAAAGTTGGATGACGCACAGATCCTTGAGGTCGTCAAATACCTGAAGGGACTCTAG
- a CDS encoding cytochrome bc complex cytochrome b subunit: MKKALQNIKEWLETSAPVPGEFFTKVTSEPVPHHLKRWWFALGGTPAYLFIIQVITGILLTFYYVPEPGHAYESVRHITYDINFGWIIRSVHKWSANLMIVAVILHVFRVFFTGAYRRPRELNWMIGCGILGCTLIFGFTGYSLIYEQLSYWGATVAANITQNVPLIGDYLGRFMRGGDSVEENTLTRFFVFHTMLLPLALTLLLVIHITLIRLLGVTEFVFEEDKGKPEKHFPFFPNHFLMETIIAMCLTLLLTFLVVFFPASLGPPADPFLTPEHIKPEWYFYFTFRWLKLTSLQVGVLGTGVAYMLLIFWPFIDRILVKRFPDKDISVWLGVVAVLTLIVLTIWEAMA; the protein is encoded by the coding sequence ATGAAAAAGGCCCTGCAAAATATAAAAGAATGGCTCGAGACCTCGGCTCCGGTTCCCGGAGAATTTTTCACGAAGGTAACCAGCGAGCCGGTCCCCCATCATCTGAAACGATGGTGGTTCGCCCTTGGCGGGACTCCGGCTTATCTCTTCATCATCCAGGTGATCACCGGAATCCTTCTTACCTTCTATTATGTCCCGGAACCGGGACATGCCTACGAGAGTGTCCGCCACATCACCTATGATATCAATTTTGGCTGGATCATCCGGAGCGTCCACAAGTGGTCTGCGAATCTGATGATTGTCGCCGTGATCCTCCATGTCTTCCGAGTCTTCTTCACCGGGGCCTATCGGAGGCCTCGCGAGTTGAACTGGATGATTGGCTGCGGGATCCTCGGGTGCACACTGATTTTCGGTTTCACCGGTTATTCGCTGATCTACGAACAACTCTCTTATTGGGGGGCGACGGTCGCTGCCAACATCACACAAAATGTCCCATTGATCGGCGACTATCTAGGACGGTTCATGAGAGGTGGAGATAGTGTCGAAGAGAACACCTTGACCCGATTCTTCGTCTTCCACACCATGCTGCTTCCATTGGCGCTCACACTCCTCCTTGTCATTCATATCACGCTGATCCGTCTTCTGGGAGTCACCGAGTTTGTTTTTGAAGAGGATAAGGGCAAACCAGAGAAACATTTTCCCTTTTTCCCAAATCATTTCCTGATGGAAACGATCATTGCGATGTGTCTTACCCTCCTCCTTACCTTTCTTGTGGTGTTTTTCCCGGCCAGCCTGGGACCCCCAGCCGATCCCTTTCTGACACCGGAACATATCAAACCGGAGTGGTACTTTTACTTTACCTTTCGATGGCTGAAGCTGACGAGCCTGCAGGTCGGTGTCCTCGGAACGGGAGTCGCTTACATGCTCCTGATATTCTGGCCGTTTATCGATCGGATCCTCGTGAAGAGATTTCCAGATAAAGATATCTCCGTCTGGCTCGGCGTGGTCGCTGTCTTGACATTAATCGTTCTGACAATCTGGGAGGCGATGGCATGA
- a CDS encoding heme exporter protein CcmB has protein sequence MISFLSQTYWILTKDLKIEFRELYHLISVFLFGFLLLILLSFSLGSHPDLMKKIAPGLFWIAIFFSSILMLNSSFRREMEDGQWEGLLLLSIDPKALYLGKLLGNFLFLLVLEIGLLPFLVIFFDLSLNPSLLSILILGSAGIATVGTFYAGLITSFREGQILLPLLLFPMLVPVLLASVQATQYLMTDDPFGQQIIWVRLLIVFDFIFLLGSILLADLMFEEPQGGK, from the coding sequence ATGATATCTTTTTTGTCCCAGACTTATTGGATTCTAACAAAAGACCTGAAGATCGAGTTTCGTGAGCTCTATCATTTGATCTCTGTTTTTCTCTTCGGATTCCTTCTGCTGATTCTCTTGAGTTTTTCACTGGGCAGTCATCCGGATCTGATGAAAAAAATAGCACCGGGTCTCTTCTGGATTGCCATTTTTTTCTCTTCCATCTTGATGCTCAACAGCTCCTTCCGCCGGGAAATGGAGGATGGTCAATGGGAAGGACTGCTTCTTTTAAGTATCGATCCTAAGGCGCTTTACCTGGGAAAACTTCTAGGAAATTTCCTCTTCCTCCTGGTTCTCGAAATCGGGCTCCTTCCTTTTCTCGTCATCTTTTTCGACCTCTCTCTCAATCCATCGCTCCTCTCGATCCTCATTTTAGGGAGTGCCGGAATCGCCACGGTCGGAACCTTTTACGCCGGGCTGATCACCTCTTTCCGCGAGGGGCAGATCCTGCTCCCGCTGCTGCTGTTCCCGATGCTTGTGCCCGTACTCCTCGCCTCTGTCCAGGCAACCCAATACCTGATGACAGACGATCCCTTCGGCCAGCAAATTATCTGGGTCCGCCTCCTGATCGTCTTTGATTTTATTTTTTTGTTAGGGTCTATTTTGTTAGCGGATTTAATGTTTGAAGAACCGCAGGGAGGGAAATGA
- a CDS encoding cytochrome c3 family protein: MSWSQKKLKGKTLLVVIAAIALFAILLGLPRLKRRVTQPISFNHKIHVTELKLECNHCHTGVETSAFAMLPSVEICMGCHVAPLSEKPEEAKVREYAEKGGEIPWRRLTRMPDHVYFSHQRHVTFGKISCELCHGKMGERNRPPTAAPKDLSMDDCLECHQRQKASVDCISCHR, encoded by the coding sequence ATGTCTTGGAGTCAAAAAAAACTGAAGGGGAAGACCCTGCTTGTGGTGATCGCCGCGATCGCCCTTTTCGCCATCTTGCTTGGGCTACCTCGGCTGAAACGACGGGTCACACAACCGATCTCCTTCAACCACAAAATTCACGTGACCGAATTAAAACTGGAATGCAATCACTGCCATACTGGGGTCGAAACCAGCGCCTTTGCAATGCTCCCGTCCGTGGAAATCTGCATGGGATGTCACGTCGCACCGCTCTCCGAAAAGCCTGAGGAGGCGAAGGTGCGCGAGTACGCCGAGAAAGGCGGGGAAATCCCCTGGCGTCGTCTCACGCGAATGCCGGATCATGTCTATTTCTCGCATCAGAGACATGTCACCTTCGGAAAGATTTCCTGCGAATTGTGCCACGGCAAGATGGGGGAGAGAAACCGACCTCCGACGGCAGCACCGAAGGATCTTTCCATGGATGATTGTCTCGAGTGCCATCAGAGGCAAAAAGCCTCTGTGGACTGTATCTCATGTCACAGGTGA
- a CDS encoding Rieske 2Fe-2S domain-containing protein, giving the protein MAVEEIKPTRRGFLEICIGFMGAIFSLGIFSSVFSYLIPPSRKKGGDIVKIPIAELPLGGMKRFHVRGGPAVVINGSKGYAAYSLVCSHLGCLVKWEGDKNEFVCPCHGAKFDVEGNVISGPPPKGLEKLTLEEKEDEVWVS; this is encoded by the coding sequence ATGGCTGTAGAAGAGATCAAACCGACACGGCGCGGCTTTCTGGAAATTTGTATCGGCTTCATGGGGGCGATTTTTTCCCTCGGCATCTTCTCATCCGTCTTTTCTTACCTTATCCCCCCTTCCCGAAAAAAAGGGGGTGACATTGTCAAGATTCCGATAGCCGAGCTCCCTCTCGGAGGGATGAAGCGGTTCCATGTCCGTGGCGGCCCTGCTGTGGTGATCAACGGAAGCAAGGGTTACGCCGCGTATTCCCTCGTCTGCTCTCATCTCGGCTGTCTTGTAAAGTGGGAGGGGGACAAGAATGAGTTTGTCTGTCCCTGTCATGGGGCGAAGTTTGATGTGGAGGGGAATGTAATCTCCGGCCCGCCACCGAAGGGGTTGGAGAAGCTAACTCTGGAAGAGAAAGAGGATGAAGTATGGGTCTCCTGA
- a CDS encoding redoxin domain-containing protein — protein sequence MKKALIFFGILIPSLFLLYFSLTRNPRELPSSLVNKPAPLFELVSLEGEKISLTSMKGKSVVLNFWSTWCGPCLGEHQLIRQAMKASSDSKILFYSILYEDTPENAKGFLAEYGKAAPVLIDEGLRTAIDYGVSGVPETFFIDANGIILYKHAGMLTPEILFEKLRLIQ from the coding sequence ATGAAAAAGGCGCTGATATTTTTTGGTATCCTGATCCCCTCCCTTTTCCTCCTCTATTTCAGTCTCACCCGAAATCCGAGGGAACTCCCTTCGAGTCTCGTCAATAAACCGGCCCCTCTTTTTGAACTCGTCTCTCTGGAAGGCGAAAAAATCTCCCTGACTTCCATGAAAGGGAAATCGGTTGTTCTCAATTTCTGGTCGACCTGGTGTGGCCCCTGTCTCGGAGAGCATCAATTGATCCGGCAGGCGATGAAGGCATCTTCGGACTCGAAGATCCTCTTCTACTCGATACTCTACGAAGACACACCTGAGAATGCGAAAGGCTTTTTGGCCGAATATGGAAAGGCAGCCCCTGTTCTGATCGATGAGGGGCTTCGAACCGCGATCGATTACGGCGTGAGTGGCGTCCCCGAAACCTTCTTTATTGATGCGAATGGAATTATCCTCTACAAACATGCGGGGATGCTGACGCCTGAAATTCTTTTTGAGAAATTGAGGTTGATACAATGA
- a CDS encoding cytochrome c3 family protein, translating into MGLLILFMLLSLSATDLAAEGPSQEKVSVCISCHAELGGPMSEPVALWEKSIHHEMGNNCEGCHGGDPNDAAEAMNPERGFVGAPKPAQIPDFCGKCHVGVVENYKKSPHYRAFLNGNGPNCVTCHQSHNVQRASFDLIQEDLCGSCHSFENGQKIKRAFVSAEVALQEMKKELTHLNKRGMPIKKLEEKLFSERNSLHQMTHTLDVEEIQEKTRGALTSLETMKQETMLLRKKIHFRWWTGTAVGGFLIILIVFLVKLLKTFEE; encoded by the coding sequence ATGGGTCTCCTGATTCTCTTCATGCTGCTTTCTTTATCTGCCACGGATCTTGCCGCGGAAGGGCCCTCCCAAGAAAAAGTCAGTGTCTGCATCTCCTGCCATGCTGAACTAGGCGGACCGATGTCGGAGCCGGTTGCGCTTTGGGAAAAGAGTATCCACCACGAAATGGGAAATAACTGTGAGGGGTGTCATGGAGGAGATCCAAACGATGCGGCGGAGGCGATGAATCCCGAGAGGGGATTCGTCGGTGCCCCAAAACCGGCGCAGATCCCCGATTTCTGTGGCAAGTGCCATGTCGGTGTTGTTGAAAATTATAAAAAGAGCCCCCATTACCGTGCGTTCTTGAATGGCAATGGTCCGAATTGCGTTACCTGCCATCAGAGCCATAACGTCCAACGCGCCTCTTTCGATCTGATTCAAGAGGATCTCTGCGGTTCCTGCCACTCGTTCGAAAACGGCCAAAAAATAAAACGGGCCTTCGTCTCGGCCGAGGTGGCGTTACAAGAGATGAAGAAGGAACTGACCCATCTGAACAAACGGGGGATGCCGATCAAGAAATTGGAAGAGAAACTTTTTTCGGAGCGAAACTCCCTGCATCAGATGACACACACACTGGATGTCGAAGAGATTCAGGAAAAGACTCGAGGCGCCCTCACAAGCCTCGAAACGATGAAACAAGAAACAATGCTCCTTCGAAAAAAAATCCATTTTCGATGGTGGACGGGAACGGCCGTCGGAGGATTTCTGATCATTCTGATTGTCTTTTTGGTAAAACTCCTGAAAACTTTTGAGGAATAG
- a CDS encoding heme lyase CcmF/NrfE family subunit: MSPIVTIGNLCIGLSIGLCLFGILSFIGARKSGSETAASLGRGSLYGNFILMTVANLAMIYALLSNDFGVSYVSHVGSLETPRWISAISLWSSLEGSILFWGWILATYTASCLYLYKDRKEGLLLWAGLVFLVIELFFFILLALPANPFLPVQPTPANGPGPNPLLQNHWLMAIHPPCLYLGYIGFTVPFAFAVATLLEGPSGGWRGSGARPRATGEHGWAEPEPGPPATWTLLTRPWLLFAWSFQTIAIVLGGWWSYAVLGWGGYWAWDPVENASFMPWLAGTALVHSVMVQEKRKMLPVWNLMLAILTFLLTLLGTFLTRSGVLDSVHSFTESHIGPYFLVFIGIVLSASLALLLWKSQNLRQPGQFESFLSLEFLFLFNNLLFLSFCFVVFLGTWYPLLVEAIRGTRISVGEPYFNQMTVPIVLLITLLMSLGLVTPWKRGNFKNILSASRFPLFLSLGITLILLIVGIRNWAILLLVLLASLALDIMIIEVLRISWKRAEGNILKFIPAKLSLLNDNPRRYGGFIAHIGALILIVAVAISSIYDQEKEITLKPDETTEVGGYQLTLKEIRGDEVPQRFEIKAVVNVSRDGKSLETLTPQMNFYPTSREPIGSPAIRSTLIEDLYLTLNNFEKDGSQATLKVIITPAVIWIWIGGGITMLGGLLAMVCGRKREL, encoded by the coding sequence ATGAGCCCCATTGTCACGATTGGCAATCTCTGCATCGGTCTTTCGATCGGTCTTTGTCTGTTTGGTATTCTTTCCTTTATCGGGGCGAGAAAGAGCGGCTCCGAAACGGCTGCCTCACTTGGTCGTGGATCTCTCTACGGAAATTTTATCCTGATGACGGTTGCGAATCTCGCGATGATTTATGCCCTCCTCTCAAACGATTTTGGTGTCAGTTACGTCTCTCACGTCGGAAGCCTCGAGACACCACGCTGGATCAGCGCGATCTCCCTCTGGAGTTCGCTCGAGGGATCGATCCTTTTTTGGGGCTGGATCCTTGCCACCTACACCGCCTCCTGTCTCTACCTTTATAAGGATAGAAAAGAGGGGTTGCTCCTTTGGGCCGGTCTTGTTTTTCTGGTGATTGAACTCTTCTTCTTCATCTTGCTCGCGTTGCCAGCGAACCCCTTTCTCCCGGTTCAACCGACACCAGCGAATGGCCCAGGCCCAAACCCTCTCCTCCAAAATCACTGGTTGATGGCGATTCATCCTCCATGTCTCTACCTTGGTTATATCGGATTTACGGTCCCGTTTGCGTTTGCTGTAGCAACGTTGTTGGAAGGGCCAAGTGGCGGGTGGCGAGGGTCGGGCGCCCGCCCGCGCGCAACGGGTGAGCACGGGTGGGCGGAACCCGAGCCAGGCCCCCCCGCCACTTGGACGCTCCTCACACGTCCCTGGCTCCTTTTCGCCTGGTCATTCCAGACGATCGCGATCGTCCTCGGCGGCTGGTGGTCATACGCGGTCCTCGGATGGGGCGGTTACTGGGCCTGGGATCCGGTCGAGAACGCGAGCTTCATGCCGTGGCTTGCCGGCACCGCGCTGGTCCACTCCGTCATGGTTCAGGAAAAAAGAAAGATGCTGCCGGTCTGGAATCTGATGCTCGCAATCCTGACCTTTCTACTCACCCTCCTCGGAACCTTTCTGACCCGAAGCGGCGTCCTGGATAGCGTCCATTCCTTCACCGAGTCCCATATCGGCCCCTATTTTCTCGTCTTCATCGGGATTGTCCTCTCAGCCTCCCTCGCCCTGCTGCTTTGGAAATCGCAGAATCTTCGTCAGCCGGGTCAGTTCGAAAGTTTCTTGAGTCTCGAGTTTCTCTTCCTCTTTAATAATCTTCTTTTCTTGAGTTTCTGCTTCGTTGTCTTTTTGGGGACCTGGTATCCACTCCTTGTCGAGGCGATCCGTGGAACCCGTATCTCGGTAGGAGAACCTTATTTTAATCAGATGACAGTCCCGATCGTTCTCTTAATCACCCTCCTCATGAGCCTTGGATTGGTCACGCCTTGGAAAAGAGGAAATTTTAAAAATATCCTCAGCGCCTCACGTTTCCCCCTCTTCCTCTCACTGGGAATCACACTGATTCTCCTGATTGTCGGTATCCGAAATTGGGCGATCCTCCTGCTGGTCTTGCTCGCCTCACTGGCGCTCGATATCATGATCATCGAGGTCCTTCGGATCTCCTGGAAACGAGCTGAGGGGAATATTCTGAAATTCATTCCAGCAAAGCTTTCGCTCCTCAATGACAACCCCCGTCGTTACGGCGGTTTCATCGCCCATATCGGGGCCTTGATTCTGATCGTCGCCGTCGCCATCTCGTCCATCTATGATCAGGAAAAAGAGATAACGCTCAAACCCGACGAAACCACCGAGGTCGGCGGTTATCAGCTTACGCTGAAGGAAATTCGGGGCGATGAAGTTCCCCAGAGGTTCGAGATCAAGGCGGTCGTCAACGTTTCGCGAGACGGAAAATCGCTGGAAACGCTGACCCCTCAGATGAATTTTTATCCGACATCGCGCGAACCGATCGGAAGTCCGGCAATCCGATCGACCTTGATTGAAGACCTCTACTTGACGCTCAACAATTTTGAGAAAGACGGCTCGCAGGCAACACTAAAGGTCATCATCACACCCGCCGTGATCTGGATCTGGATCGGTGGGGGGATCACAATGTTGGGAGGGTTGTTGGCGATGGTGTGTGGGAGGAAAAGGGAGTTATGA
- a CDS encoding CcmD family protein, giving the protein MIQGGWGYIIASYTITWVVLGLYFVSLFVRANKTNQERDRT; this is encoded by the coding sequence ATGATTCAAGGTGGATGGGGGTATATCATCGCGAGCTATACGATCACATGGGTCGTCTTGGGGCTTTATTTCGTTTCCCTTTTTGTCCGCGCAAATAAGACCAACCAGGAAAGGGACCGAACGTGA
- a CDS encoding cytochrome c maturation protein CcmE, translating to MKNRRRLLFVFLILGILSGLGYLLWGGLEENLVYFVTPTELIAKGDKAINNTVRLGGVVEAGTVHFESNILSFEISDDQQKVPVVTTAAPPQMFHEGMGVIVEGKLGPDKRFVADRLMVKHGNEYRPPKEGEMPQEIYKELSQGMK from the coding sequence GTGAAAAATCGTCGCCGATTGTTATTTGTTTTTTTAATTTTGGGGATCTTGAGTGGCCTCGGCTATCTCCTTTGGGGAGGGCTCGAGGAAAATCTGGTCTACTTCGTGACGCCAACAGAATTGATCGCGAAAGGAGACAAGGCGATCAACAATACCGTCCGGCTCGGCGGCGTCGTCGAGGCAGGCACGGTCCACTTCGAGTCAAACATCCTGAGCTTTGAAATCTCCGATGATCAACAAAAAGTTCCTGTCGTCACGACAGCGGCCCCGCCACAGATGTTTCACGAGGGGATGGGGGTGATCGTCGAAGGGAAGCTGGGTCCTGACAAACGATTCGTCGCCGATCGACTGATGGTCAAGCATGGCAATGAATACCGTCCCCCCAAAGAAGGTGAGATGCCACAGGAAATCTACAAGGAACTCAGTCAGGGGATGAAATGA